A section of the Marinoscillum sp. 108 genome encodes:
- a CDS encoding GyrI-like domain-containing protein, whose amino-acid sequence METLESKLDLTKADPLYYKAKVTPDLIHLGDYYYLTIAGQSAPEDPQFLQAIEAIYAVAYGIKFINKAEDNDFVVPKMECNWWIAGGLAQQHLFTQAPRSEWYWKISIRMPDMVASDHFFRAVHLAKTKKAHIKSLEDVKFESFEEGLCVQILHKGSWEDEQPSIGQLMDYVKANQLEITSYHKEIYLTDPKRVTPEKLKTILRYQVKRSGLHLNPIQANLKNGH is encoded by the coding sequence ATGGAAACATTAGAAAGCAAACTGGATCTGACCAAAGCCGATCCGCTCTACTACAAAGCCAAAGTCACTCCCGATCTGATACACCTCGGAGATTACTACTACCTGACCATTGCTGGCCAGTCTGCACCGGAAGACCCTCAGTTTCTTCAGGCCATAGAGGCCATATACGCCGTGGCCTATGGCATCAAATTCATAAATAAGGCTGAAGACAACGATTTTGTGGTTCCAAAAATGGAATGTAACTGGTGGATAGCAGGCGGACTAGCGCAGCAACACCTTTTCACTCAGGCACCCAGATCAGAATGGTACTGGAAAATTTCCATCAGAATGCCAGACATGGTGGCATCTGATCACTTCTTTAGGGCTGTCCACCTGGCCAAAACTAAAAAGGCACATATAAAGAGCCTTGAGGATGTCAAATTTGAATCTTTCGAAGAAGGTCTGTGCGTGCAAATACTGCACAAAGGATCCTGGGAGGATGAGCAACCTTCCATCGGTCAACTGATGGATTATGTGAAAGCCAATCAGTTGGAAATCACTTCTTATCACAAGGAGATTTACCTCACTGACCCAAAGCGGGTGACACCTGAAAAGCTTAAAACTATCCTACGCTATCAGGTGAAAAGATCCGGACTTCATTTAAATCCTATCCAAGCAAATCTGAAAAATGGGCATTAA
- the accD gene encoding acetyl-CoA carboxylase, carboxyltransferase subunit beta, translating to MAWFKRQDKGINTPTEKKKEAPDGLWYKTPSGNIIHMRELKNNAYVCPDDDYHVRIGSKEYFEILFDDNQFTELDAELTSGDPLKFIDTKKYPERIAATQKKTELKDAVRTAYGKMNGREITICCMDFAFIGGSMGSVVGEKIARGINHSLKKKVPFLMISKSGGARMMEAGFSLMQMAKTSARLALLSEAKIPYISLLTDPTTGGVTASYAMLGDFNIAEPGALIGFAGPRVIRETIGKDLPKGFQSAEFVKDHGFLDFIVDRRQLKSKLTSLLKIIY from the coding sequence ATGGCTTGGTTTAAAAGACAAGACAAAGGAATCAACACTCCTACGGAGAAAAAGAAAGAGGCCCCAGACGGACTCTGGTATAAAACCCCAAGTGGCAACATCATTCACATGCGCGAGCTCAAAAACAATGCTTACGTATGTCCTGATGATGATTATCATGTAAGGATTGGCTCCAAAGAGTACTTCGAAATTTTGTTTGATGACAATCAATTCACAGAGCTGGACGCTGAGCTCACCTCTGGTGATCCGCTCAAATTTATAGATACCAAAAAGTATCCTGAGCGTATCGCGGCAACGCAAAAAAAGACGGAGCTGAAAGATGCCGTAAGGACGGCCTATGGCAAAATGAACGGTCGTGAAATCACCATTTGTTGTATGGATTTTGCCTTTATTGGTGGGTCTATGGGATCAGTGGTAGGTGAGAAAATCGCAAGAGGGATCAATCATTCTTTAAAAAAGAAAGTCCCTTTTCTGATGATTTCCAAATCTGGGGGTGCCAGAATGATGGAAGCGGGATTTTCGCTCATGCAGATGGCTAAGACTTCTGCAAGACTGGCATTGCTTTCGGAGGCCAAGATACCTTATATCTCACTGCTTACCGACCCCACCACTGGCGGGGTGACGGCATCATATGCCATGCTGGGGGATTTCAACATCGCTGAACCTGGTGCACTGATTGGCTTTGCCGGCCCGCGTGTGATCCGGGAGACCATTGGCAAGGATTTGCCGAAAGGTTTCCAAAGCGCTGAATTTGTAAAAGATCATGGCTTTTTGGACTTCATTGTGGATCGGCGGCAGCTCAAAAGCAAGCTGACCTCCCTGCTAAAAATAATCTATTGA
- a CDS encoding amidohydrolase family protein: MNRIFTLAFALVLSLTLFGQESDSEPVMDFERYDPISSLVVPEHPVTRARFPFIDVHSHQWNLTKDRIAKIVGEMDTLNMGIMVNLSGRGYDREAGDIGSQEYLAGMTSRIAGEAPGRIVVFTNVSFKEIGNPGWSEEAVRQLEEDVKNGAKGLKIYKSLGMGINDVNGNRVAIDDPRIDPVWAKCGDLGIPVIIHAADPKPFWDDHDEKNERWLELKLRPGRKRSTTDPAPWEQIIAEQHHIFAKHPGTTFINAHMGWMANDLQALGDHLDQYANVNVGIGAVIAELGRQPRAAKAFFEQYSDRILFAKDAYNPEEYYTYFRVLETADEYFPYYKKYHAFWRMYGLDLSDEVLKKVYYKNALRIIPGLDASLFPK, translated from the coding sequence ATGAACAGAATATTTACCCTGGCCTTTGCCCTTGTTTTAAGTCTTACCCTATTTGGTCAGGAGTCTGACTCTGAACCTGTGATGGATTTCGAGCGCTATGATCCCATTTCCTCCCTTGTCGTGCCAGAGCATCCGGTTACCCGGGCCAGGTTCCCTTTTATTGATGTGCACAGTCACCAGTGGAACCTCACAAAGGACAGGATCGCCAAGATTGTTGGGGAAATGGATACGCTGAACATGGGGATCATGGTGAACCTGAGTGGCAGGGGATATGACAGGGAAGCGGGCGATATTGGTAGTCAGGAGTATCTGGCCGGTATGACCAGTCGTATAGCGGGCGAAGCTCCGGGTAGAATTGTGGTTTTCACCAATGTTTCCTTCAAAGAAATAGGTAATCCGGGATGGTCTGAAGAGGCCGTTCGCCAGTTGGAAGAAGATGTGAAAAACGGTGCCAAAGGGCTGAAAATTTACAAGAGCCTCGGGATGGGAATCAACGATGTGAATGGGAATCGGGTGGCCATAGATGACCCCAGGATTGACCCTGTTTGGGCCAAATGTGGTGATTTGGGGATTCCGGTGATCATTCATGCGGCAGACCCTAAGCCGTTTTGGGACGATCATGACGAGAAAAACGAGCGCTGGCTGGAGTTGAAACTGCGGCCAGGCAGAAAGAGGAGTACTACTGACCCGGCTCCCTGGGAGCAGATCATAGCTGAGCAACATCATATTTTTGCTAAACACCCGGGGACCACTTTCATCAATGCACACATGGGATGGATGGCCAATGATCTACAGGCTTTGGGAGACCATTTGGACCAATATGCCAATGTGAATGTGGGTATAGGGGCTGTGATTGCTGAGTTGGGGAGACAGCCACGAGCCGCCAAAGCATTTTTTGAACAATATTCAGATAGAATTTTGTTTGCCAAGGATGCCTATAATCCAGAGGAGTACTACACCTATTTTCGGGTGCTGGAGACTGCCGACGAGTATTTTCCGTACTACAAAAAGTACCATGCTTTTTGGCGTATGTATGGGCTGGATTTATCTGATGAGGTGTTGAAAAAGGTATATTACAAAAATGCCCTCAGAATCATTCCGGGGCTCGATGCATCGCTTTTTCCAAAATAG
- a CDS encoding PspC domain-containing protein, whose product MTKRLYRSKKDSMLAGVCGGIAEYFDLDPTLVRIGYLVLSALSVGFPGILVYIILWIVVPEQY is encoded by the coding sequence ATGACCAAAAGACTATATCGATCCAAGAAAGACTCAATGCTTGCTGGTGTTTGTGGGGGAATCGCTGAATATTTCGACCTGGATCCTACTCTGGTGAGAATAGGATACCTCGTATTGTCTGCTTTGAGCGTGGGTTTCCCGGGGATTCTGGTGTACATAATCCTCTGGATTGTGGTACCCGAGCAGTACTAA
- a CDS encoding DUF4834 family protein, with protein MLKFLLIIALISYLIYRVGGFLFKILFLGAQQQRQQYQSTGQTHQQHARRRAAGSNLDIDYVPGDRKNEKKDFRGGDYVDYEEVK; from the coding sequence ATGTTAAAATTCTTGTTGATAATAGCCCTCATATCTTATTTGATCTATCGAGTAGGAGGGTTTCTTTTCAAAATACTCTTTTTGGGCGCCCAGCAGCAGCGTCAACAATACCAAAGTACAGGACAAACTCATCAGCAGCATGCCAGAAGGCGTGCTGCTGGAAGTAACCTGGACATCGACTATGTCCCTGGCGATCGAAAGAATGAGAAAAAAGATTTCAGAGGCGGGGATTATGTTGATTATGAAGAAGTTAAGTAA
- a CDS encoding VOC family protein has protein sequence MGINSQGLRTTIYKVDDLAEARSWYERAFGVSPYFDQPFYVGFDIGGYELGLLPEKVEGIRTENVLTYWAVEDITDAYDKMVSHGAKELETPNDVGEGIKVALVKDPWLNVIGLIYNPFFKQKSS, from the coding sequence ATGGGCATTAACTCACAAGGACTGAGAACCACGATCTACAAGGTAGATGATCTCGCAGAAGCCAGAAGCTGGTACGAGCGTGCCTTTGGTGTTTCTCCATACTTTGACCAGCCATTCTATGTTGGCTTTGACATTGGGGGGTATGAGCTTGGCCTCCTTCCCGAAAAGGTAGAGGGCATAAGGACCGAAAATGTACTAACCTACTGGGCTGTAGAGGATATTACGGATGCCTATGACAAGATGGTGAGCCATGGAGCCAAAGAACTGGAAACTCCCAACGATGTGGGAGAAGGAATCAAAGTGGCGCTCGTCAAGGATCCATGGCTAAATGTCATCGGCTTGATTTACAACCCTTTTTTCAAGCAAAAGTCGTCTTAG
- a CDS encoding formimidoylglutamase — translation MDLKLFFDPISREIDLSKLPTSALAHSIYINQEKMPEIDDKDIAIIGLQESRGAEEGNQDGISRSATEIRKSLYQLKKGSGNFRVVDLGNFRNGPELEDTYQRLQEVCAHLMEQNILPLIIGGSHDLDIGQYMAYENQDKIITMLNIDNKLDLTDPKTGIPSQSHVHRIFKHDPNFLFNYYQLGHQSYLVEEKETELLEKLYFEVVRLGMVKENIKELEPIVRDADMVSFDISAIQAHYCPGATDAKVYGLTGEEACQICWYAGLNDKLSSIGFYEYDVARDTEDRKTAFVLATMIWYFIEGFYNRKGDKNFRSNDYLVYEVALGGEPSTIRFYKSKISEKWWMEVPHPEETSGFLRSRMVPCSYSDYQMAQSGEVPHRWITTYSKMI, via the coding sequence ATGGACCTGAAACTGTTTTTTGATCCTATTTCCAGGGAAATAGACCTCTCCAAGTTACCCACTTCAGCACTGGCACACTCTATTTATATCAACCAGGAAAAGATGCCCGAGATAGATGACAAAGACATAGCCATCATTGGGTTACAGGAGTCCAGGGGCGCTGAGGAGGGAAATCAGGACGGAATTTCTCGCTCGGCCACCGAAATTCGCAAAAGTCTTTATCAGCTCAAGAAAGGGTCAGGTAACTTCAGGGTGGTGGACCTGGGAAATTTCAGAAATGGACCTGAATTGGAAGATACCTACCAGCGCTTACAGGAGGTATGTGCTCATCTCATGGAGCAAAATATTCTTCCATTGATCATAGGCGGAAGTCACGACCTTGATATTGGCCAGTATATGGCTTACGAAAATCAAGACAAGATTATCACCATGCTCAATATTGACAATAAGCTGGACCTGACGGACCCGAAAACAGGTATCCCCAGCCAATCGCACGTTCACCGGATTTTCAAGCACGACCCTAATTTCTTATTCAACTATTACCAGCTGGGGCATCAGTCTTATCTGGTGGAAGAAAAGGAAACTGAACTACTTGAGAAGCTCTATTTTGAGGTAGTCCGACTGGGGATGGTGAAGGAGAACATTAAAGAGCTAGAGCCCATCGTGAGAGATGCAGATATGGTGAGTTTTGATATCTCGGCTATACAGGCTCATTACTGCCCCGGAGCTACAGATGCCAAGGTTTATGGGCTCACTGGCGAGGAGGCCTGTCAGATCTGCTGGTATGCCGGGCTCAACGATAAGTTAAGCTCTATTGGGTTTTATGAATACGATGTAGCCAGGGATACCGAGGACCGCAAGACAGCTTTTGTTCTGGCCACCATGATCTGGTATTTCATTGAAGGCTTTTATAATCGCAAAGGCGATAAAAACTTCAGGTCAAATGATTATTTGGTCTATGAGGTAGCCCTTGGCGGGGAGCCTTCCACCATCCGGTTTTATAAAAGCAAGATTTCTGAGAAATGGTGGATGGAGGTACCCCATCCGGAGGAGACTTCAGGTTTTCTGCGAAGCAGAATGGTCCCCTGCAGCTATTCAGATTATCAGATGGCTCAGAGCGGTGAAGTGCCCCACAGGTGGATTACCACCTACTCTAAGATGATTTAG
- a CDS encoding YafY family protein, producing MNRIDRLTAILIQLQGKPRIPMEDFEERFGVSRRTIFRDLKSLMEAGVPIGGDAGEGYFIVDGYHLPPVVFNKEEAAALLLGAKLIEQNADSQIAKNFQEAMYKIKAVLKCHDREFLDTLEQSISVIASPTVTNFGFPDSHIAEIQMALAARKIIQIRYHSNYKDQTTDRKVAPLGLVYYSSRWHLIGYCHLRTDLRDFRTDRIQSLNILSDNYHPEDHPNYLEFLQRMIGGTDANEATIRFSKKVTRFIQDQKYHYGFVEERVEGDVVEMKFITPHYEYLARWLLMFIEEATVVSPPKLQGLVASYSQGLITHHQKYFTS from the coding sequence ATGAATCGTATTGACCGACTAACTGCCATCCTTATTCAACTTCAGGGAAAACCACGGATCCCGATGGAAGATTTTGAGGAGCGCTTTGGGGTAAGCCGCCGGACAATCTTCAGAGACCTCAAGTCACTCATGGAAGCAGGGGTGCCGATTGGTGGAGATGCCGGAGAAGGATACTTCATTGTGGATGGTTATCACCTGCCACCGGTGGTTTTCAATAAGGAAGAAGCCGCTGCGCTCCTACTGGGCGCAAAGTTGATCGAACAAAATGCCGATAGTCAGATTGCCAAAAATTTTCAGGAGGCGATGTACAAGATCAAGGCCGTCCTCAAATGTCACGACCGGGAGTTTTTGGACACCCTGGAGCAAAGCATTTCGGTGATCGCCTCACCTACAGTTACCAATTTTGGATTTCCTGACTCACACATCGCAGAAATCCAGATGGCACTGGCCGCCCGAAAAATTATTCAAATACGCTATCACTCTAACTATAAAGACCAGACGACCGACAGAAAAGTGGCTCCTTTGGGGCTGGTGTACTATTCTTCAAGATGGCACCTGATCGGCTACTGTCACCTGAGAACAGACCTTCGCGATTTTCGAACCGACAGAATTCAAAGTCTCAACATTCTATCCGACAACTACCACCCGGAGGACCATCCGAATTATCTGGAGTTCCTGCAGAGAATGATCGGAGGGACAGATGCCAATGAAGCAACCATCCGGTTTTCCAAAAAGGTCACCCGATTCATTCAGGACCAAAAGTATCACTATGGTTTTGTGGAGGAGCGTGTTGAGGGCGATGTGGTAGAAATGAAATTCATCACCCCCCATTACGAATACCTTGCGCGGTGGCTGCTCATGTTTATAGAAGAAGCCACGGTGGTATCTCCCCCGAAGCTCCAGGGGCTGGTAGCCAGCTATTCTCAAGGTTTAATCACCCATCACCAAAAATATTTCACCTCCTGA
- the nqrF gene encoding NADH:ubiquinone reductase (Na(+)-transporting) subunit F, producing MSSVIITSIIAFTAVILLLVFILLFAQSKLVQSGPVNIIINGDEANPITTSAGSTLLSTLSGQKIFLPSACGGGGTCAMCKCKVEEGGGDVLPTEVGHLSRTEQKEKVRLSCQVKVKQDMRIEIPEEIFGIKKWEATVVRNYNVASFIKEFVVEIPEDMDYQAGGYIQIEVPECEVDFKDMDIEAHPEEHDQPDKFQLEWDKFGLWDLKMKNTETIERAYSMASYPAEGREIMLNVRIATPPFDRAANGWMKVNPGIASSYIFSRKKGDKVTISGPYGEFFINPSDAEMLYVGGGAGMAPMRSHLYHLFKTLKTGRKVTYWYGGRSKRELFYLDHFFQLEKDFPNFSFFLVLSEPLPEDNWKVKKDIHDKEGDGFLGFVHQAVIDQYLSKHDQPEEIELYFCGPPLMNAAVQKMGEDYGIPDENIRFDDFGG from the coding sequence ATGTCATCAGTCATAATTACGTCAATTATTGCCTTTACCGCGGTAATTCTCCTGTTAGTGTTTATCCTGCTTTTTGCTCAGTCCAAGCTGGTGCAATCTGGCCCGGTTAATATCATCATCAATGGTGATGAGGCTAATCCGATCACCACTTCAGCCGGATCTACGCTACTTTCTACACTTTCTGGTCAGAAAATATTCTTACCATCTGCATGTGGTGGGGGTGGTACCTGTGCCATGTGTAAGTGTAAAGTGGAAGAAGGGGGTGGTGATGTGCTGCCAACCGAGGTAGGGCATTTGAGTCGCACAGAGCAGAAGGAAAAAGTCCGACTTTCATGTCAGGTGAAAGTGAAGCAGGATATGAGAATAGAGATACCAGAGGAGATTTTCGGTATCAAGAAATGGGAAGCGACCGTAGTGAGAAACTACAACGTGGCCTCATTTATCAAAGAATTTGTTGTAGAAATTCCTGAAGACATGGACTATCAGGCGGGTGGCTATATTCAGATAGAGGTACCTGAGTGCGAAGTGGACTTCAAAGACATGGACATTGAGGCTCACCCTGAGGAGCACGATCAGCCGGATAAATTCCAGCTGGAGTGGGACAAGTTTGGGCTTTGGGATCTGAAAATGAAAAACACGGAGACCATCGAGCGTGCCTATTCTATGGCCTCTTATCCTGCAGAGGGAAGAGAGATCATGCTGAATGTGAGGATCGCTACACCTCCGTTTGACAGAGCAGCCAATGGCTGGATGAAAGTAAATCCAGGGATTGCTTCCTCTTATATTTTCTCAAGAAAAAAAGGAGACAAAGTAACTATATCAGGTCCTTATGGTGAGTTCTTCATCAATCCATCTGACGCAGAGATGCTTTATGTAGGTGGTGGTGCGGGTATGGCTCCTATGAGGTCTCACTTGTATCACCTCTTCAAGACCTTGAAGACCGGTAGAAAAGTGACGTACTGGTACGGGGGTCGATCTAAGAGAGAATTGTTCTACCTGGATCACTTCTTTCAGTTGGAAAAAGACTTCCCTAACTTCAGTTTTTTCCTTGTGCTCTCTGAGCCACTTCCTGAAGACAACTGGAAAGTGAAAAAAGATATTCATGATAAAGAAGGTGACGGTTTCTTAGGTTTCGTTCACCAGGCGGTGATCGATCAGTACCTGAGCAAGCACGACCAGCCGGAGGAAATTGAATTGTATTTCTGTGGACCTCCATTGATGAACGCCGCTGTTCAGAAAATGGGAGAAGACTATGGAATCCCTGATGAGAACATCCGATTCGATGATTTCGGAGGGTAA
- the carB gene encoding carbamoyl-phosphate synthase large subunit, giving the protein MPKDSSIKSVLIIGSGPIIIGQACEFDYSGSQAAKSLREEGIEVTLINSNPATIMTDPVTADNVYLLPLTKKSIKEVLEKHDIDAVLPTQGGQTALNLAIECDKSGIWEKYGVKIIGVDINAIETTEDREKFRLKMAEIGVNTCKGETATSFLKGKEIAQEIGFPLVIRPSYTLGGFGGGFVDKPEDFDKALNAGLQASPIHEVLVEQSIMGWKEYELELLRDNIGNIIIICSIENFDPMGVHTGDSITVAPAMTLPDTVYQQMRDLAKRMMNAIGQFAGGCNVQFSVHPETDEIVGIEINPRVSRSSALASKATGYPIAKIAAKLAIGYNLDELKNQITKTTSAFFEPALDYVIVKIPRWNFDKFPGSDRKLGLQMKSVGEAMGIGRNFQEALQKACQSLEIKRNGLGADGRELKDQQEILYSLENPSWNRLFHIYDAFKLGIPFKTIQKLTKIDPWFLHQIEELIYLENKISAFTLDSLPRQLLKEAKEKGYADRQIAHLLKCLESEVYQKRNDEGIKRVYKLVDTCAAEFEAQTPYYYSSFDQENESISSDRKKIVVLGSGPNRIGQGIEFDYSCVHGVLAAKECGYETIMINCNPETVSTDFDVADKLYFEPVFWEHIYDIILHEKPEGVIVQLGGQTALKLAEKLSRYGIKVIGTSYEALDLAEDRGRFSDLLKEQGIPYPQYGTIEDAEEAIELSKEIGFPLLVRPSYVLGGQSMKIVINEQEMEEHVVNLLKEKTDGKILLDHFLEGAIEAEADAICDGTDVYIIGIMQHIEPAGIHSGDSYAVLPPYNLGDFVIRQIEEYTIKIAKALETVGLINIQFAIKDDKVYIIEANPRASRTVPFICKAYREPYVNYATKVMLGAKKVKDFDFKPYKHGYAIKEPVFSFHKFPNVNKELGPEMKSTGEAIYFIDDLMDDYFLEIYAERNLYLSR; this is encoded by the coding sequence ATGCCAAAAGACTCCAGTATTAAGTCAGTACTCATCATCGGAAGCGGTCCCATCATCATTGGTCAGGCCTGCGAGTTTGATTATTCAGGCTCTCAAGCAGCTAAATCGCTGAGAGAAGAAGGTATTGAGGTCACCCTTATCAATAGCAATCCGGCCACCATTATGACGGACCCGGTTACTGCCGATAACGTGTATCTCCTCCCACTGACCAAAAAATCCATTAAGGAGGTTCTGGAAAAACACGATATTGATGCCGTACTCCCTACGCAAGGGGGGCAGACAGCACTCAACCTCGCCATAGAATGTGATAAATCCGGAATTTGGGAAAAATACGGTGTGAAAATCATTGGGGTGGATATCAATGCCATCGAGACCACTGAAGACCGGGAAAAATTCCGTCTGAAGATGGCAGAGATCGGCGTAAATACCTGTAAGGGTGAAACAGCCACCTCCTTTCTGAAAGGAAAAGAGATCGCTCAGGAAATTGGATTTCCTTTGGTAATCAGACCATCCTATACCCTTGGTGGTTTTGGTGGCGGGTTTGTGGACAAGCCGGAAGATTTTGACAAAGCCCTCAATGCAGGCCTTCAGGCCTCACCGATCCATGAGGTGCTCGTGGAGCAGAGTATCATGGGCTGGAAAGAGTATGAGCTTGAGCTACTCCGTGATAACATCGGCAACATCATCATCATCTGTAGCATCGAAAATTTTGACCCGATGGGTGTCCATACAGGGGATTCCATCACGGTGGCACCAGCCATGACATTGCCAGATACTGTCTATCAGCAGATGCGGGACTTGGCTAAGCGCATGATGAATGCCATTGGCCAGTTTGCAGGGGGATGTAACGTTCAGTTTTCTGTACACCCTGAGACTGATGAGATTGTCGGTATTGAGATCAACCCGAGGGTTTCCAGGTCTTCAGCACTGGCTTCAAAGGCTACAGGATATCCTATTGCTAAGATTGCCGCCAAGCTGGCCATCGGGTACAACCTGGATGAATTGAAAAATCAAATCACGAAAACCACATCGGCCTTTTTTGAGCCGGCGCTGGATTATGTGATTGTAAAAATACCACGTTGGAATTTTGATAAATTCCCCGGATCGGACAGAAAGTTGGGACTTCAGATGAAGTCTGTAGGTGAGGCCATGGGTATCGGGAGGAATTTCCAGGAAGCCCTACAGAAGGCTTGCCAGTCCCTGGAGATCAAGCGGAACGGTCTGGGTGCTGACGGTCGCGAACTAAAAGACCAGCAGGAAATCCTGTACAGCCTTGAGAATCCAAGCTGGAATCGTCTTTTCCATATTTATGATGCGTTCAAGTTGGGCATACCCTTCAAGACCATCCAGAAGCTTACCAAAATTGACCCTTGGTTTTTACACCAGATTGAGGAACTGATCTATTTGGAAAACAAGATCAGTGCATTCACCCTGGATAGCTTGCCAAGACAATTGTTAAAAGAAGCCAAGGAAAAAGGATATGCCGACCGTCAGATAGCGCACTTGCTCAAGTGTTTGGAGAGCGAGGTTTACCAGAAGAGGAATGATGAGGGCATCAAGCGGGTGTACAAACTTGTAGACACCTGTGCTGCGGAGTTTGAGGCACAAACCCCATATTATTACTCATCTTTTGATCAGGAAAACGAGTCCATCTCAAGTGACAGAAAGAAAATAGTAGTGCTGGGTTCCGGTCCGAACAGGATTGGACAGGGAATTGAGTTTGATTACTCCTGTGTGCACGGAGTGCTCGCTGCCAAGGAGTGTGGGTACGAGACCATCATGATCAACTGTAATCCGGAGACTGTTTCCACTGATTTTGATGTGGCTGATAAACTCTACTTTGAGCCAGTCTTTTGGGAGCATATTTATGACATCATCCTTCATGAAAAACCTGAGGGAGTGATCGTTCAGCTGGGAGGGCAGACTGCTTTGAAGCTGGCAGAGAAACTCAGCAGGTATGGGATCAAAGTCATTGGTACCAGCTATGAAGCACTGGATCTGGCTGAGGACCGGGGGCGTTTTTCAGATTTGCTGAAAGAACAAGGCATCCCTTACCCGCAGTATGGTACGATAGAAGATGCTGAGGAAGCCATTGAACTCTCCAAGGAGATTGGTTTTCCATTACTTGTCAGACCTAGTTATGTACTGGGAGGCCAGAGCATGAAGATCGTGATCAACGAGCAGGAGATGGAAGAGCACGTGGTGAATCTGCTGAAGGAGAAAACCGATGGCAAGATTTTGCTGGATCACTTTCTGGAAGGGGCTATTGAAGCTGAAGCTGATGCCATTTGTGATGGTACGGATGTGTACATTATCGGGATCATGCAGCACATAGAGCCCGCAGGGATCCATTCTGGAGATTCTTATGCAGTACTACCCCCTTACAACCTGGGGGATTTTGTGATTCGGCAGATCGAAGAGTACACGATTAAAATCGCCAAGGCGCTGGAAACCGTTGGACTTATCAATATTCAGTTTGCCATCAAAGATGACAAAGTCTATATTATTGAGGCCAATCCAAGGGCTTCCCGTACGGTGCCTTTCATTTGCAAAGCCTACAGGGAGCCTTATGTGAACTACGCGACCAAGGTGATGCTGGGAGCCAAGAAGGTAAAAGACTTTGATTTCAAACCTTATAAGCACGGATATGCCATCAAAGAACCCGTGTTCTCTTTCCACAAGTTCCCTAATGTGAATAAGGAACTGGGACCCGAAATGAAATCTACGGGTGAAGCCATCTACTTCATCGATGATTTGATGGATGATTACTTTCTTGAAATTTACGCTGAACGAAACCTCTACCTCAGTAGATAA